A DNA window from Paramormyrops kingsleyae isolate MSU_618 chromosome 10, PKINGS_0.4, whole genome shotgun sequence contains the following coding sequences:
- the zic3 gene encoding zinc finger protein ZIC 3 encodes MTMLLESGPQFSAIGVGGFGTPRHHEIGNRDPGLGLSPFGDTSHSTAFKLNSVTHDLASSQTSAFTPQATGYAAALGHHHGGQVGPYSGGAFNSTREFLFRNRSAGIGDTASTSAQHGIFAASAGSLHGPPGIADNSGHILFPGLHEQTVSHASSGGHVVNSQMHLGLRGDIFGRPDPYRPVASPRTDPYSAAQLHNYNHSINMNMGMNVPTHHGPGAFFRYMRQPIKQELSCKWIDENQINRPKKTCDRTFSTMHEMVTHVSMEHVGGPEQSNHICFWEDCPREGKSFKAKYKLVNHIRVHTGEKPFPCPFPGCGKIFARSENLKIHKRTHTGEKPFKCEFEGCDRRFANSSDRKKHMHVHTSDKPYICKVCDKSYTHPSSLRKHMKVHDSQGSESSPAASSGYESSTPPALVSAGTEEPTKTPQSGVQNTSAHSDGLPTNFNEWYV; translated from the exons ATGACCATGCTGCTTGAAAGCGGTCCGCAGTTCTCTGCGATTGGAGTCGGGGGCTTTGGAACACCAAGGCACCATGAAATAGGCAACCGAGATCCCGGACTGGGGCTAAGTCCATTTGGAGATACTTCCCATTCTACAGCTTTCAAGCTTAACTCTGTAACTCACGATCTAGCATCCAGCCAGACATCTGCATTCACTCCGCAAGCCACCGGCTATGCTGCCGCCCTGGGACACCACCACGGTGGCCAAGTGGGTCCTTACAGCGGAGGCGCCTTTAACTCCACCCGAGAATTTCTGTTCAGAAACCGGAGCGCCGGCATTGGGGATACCGCATCTACCAGTGCCCAGCATGGGATCTTTGCTGCTTCGGCGGGGAGTCTGCACGGACCCCCTGGAATTGCCGACAACTCTGGGCACATCTTATTTCCTGGACTACACGAGCAAACGGTGAGCCATGCTTCATCGGGAGGTCATGTAGTCAACAGCCAAATGCATCTGGGTTTACGCGGGGACATTTTTGGAAGACCTGACCCATATCGCCCGGTCGCCAGCCCCCGAACGGATCCTTATAGCGCTGCTCAGCTGCATAACTATAACCACTCAATCAATATGAACATGGGAATGAACGTACCGACACACCACGGCCCCGGCGCTTTCTTTAGGTATATGAGGCAGCCCATTAAGCAAGAACTGTCCTGTAAGTGGATAGACGAGAACCAGATCAACCGACCGAAAAAAACCTGCGACAGGACTTTCAGCACGATGCACGAGATGGTGACCCACGTCTCTATGGAACATGTAGGAGGACCCGAACAGAGTAACCACATTTGCTTCTGGGAAGACTGTCCCAGGGAAGGGAAATCTTTTAAGGCGAAATACAAGCTAGTGAATCATATTAGAGTCCACACTGGAGAAAAACCGTTTCCTTGTCCATTCCCTGGATGTGGGAAAATATTTGCAAGGTCAGAAAATTTGAAAATTCACAAAAGAACTCACACAG GTGAGAAGCCGTTTAAGTGCGAGTTCGAAGGGTGCGACAGACGCTTCGCAAACAGCAGCGATAGGAAGAAGCACATGCATGTCCATACTTCAGACAAGCCATACATCTGCAAAGTGTGCGACAAATCCTACACACACCCCAGCTCTCTCAGGAAGCACATGAAG GTGCATGATTCTCAAGGGTCAGAGTCTTCTCCTGCTGCCAGTTCTGGATACGAATCCTCCACTCCACCAGCTCTTGTCTCTGCCGGCACCGAGGAGCCTACGAAAACTCCGCAGTCAGGCGTGCAAAACACTTCGGCTCACAGTGACGGACTTCCAACTAACTTCAATGAGTGGTATGTCTGA